The proteins below are encoded in one region of Sphingobacterium sp. R2:
- a CDS encoding sigma-70 family RNA polymerase sigma factor, whose product MSPLHNLSEETLILLLKKKNQQAFSYLYDHYADALFGVVCRIVISNEHAEEVIQDVFVKIWRYIDVFDESKGRLYTWMINIARNTALDHRKSKAIVNEQKNQPLSNIVNREEEQDQSQGGLHIKSDFIGFSTILDKLKPEWRILIEMAYYEGYTQQEIAEQLDVPLGTIKTRTRAAFIQLQQLLKEYR is encoded by the coding sequence TTGAGTCCATTACACAATCTTTCTGAAGAGACATTAATTCTTTTATTGAAAAAGAAGAATCAACAGGCTTTTAGTTATCTTTATGATCACTATGCCGATGCGCTCTTTGGGGTGGTTTGCCGTATCGTTATTTCAAATGAGCATGCCGAAGAAGTGATACAAGACGTCTTCGTCAAAATTTGGCGGTATATCGATGTCTTTGATGAGTCAAAAGGCCGTCTTTATACCTGGATGATTAATATCGCCCGTAACACAGCACTCGATCATCGAAAATCAAAAGCAATTGTTAACGAGCAGAAAAACCAACCGCTTTCAAATATCGTAAATAGGGAAGAAGAACAGGATCAAAGTCAGGGTGGATTACATATAAAGTCAGATTTTATTGGTTTCAGCACTATTTTAGATAAATTAAAGCCTGAATGGCGTATCTTGATTGAAATGGCTTACTATGAAGGTTATACACAACAAGAGATAGCCGAACAACTTGATGTTCCGCTTGGGACGATAAAAACCCGTACCAGGGCAGCATTTATACAGTTACAACAACTATTAAAAGAGTACCGTTAA
- a CDS encoding diacylglycerol kinase family protein — protein sequence MKEHGKNIRLVHNPKAGDDTNGDKDELCQLIENLGHSCSVVSKQNAVKKIDQQTDIIALAGGDGTIKTAVLALLEKKLKFKRPIAILPQGTANNIALSLGIPLDCEKAIGLWNDCKLKKFDVGMILGLAGKPLHFIESIGFGVFPLLMEKMDKKSLDEDLSAEEEIKIALQQLRELVQTFPAKTLKMKLGESHFETACILAEVMNIPSMGPRLILSSNADPGDGQFDIIIVTDKQRQELIDYIDGLLNGTDVELTIKPIRASQLTMEWEGKKIHIDDECRNYSGQQIKITLLENLIEVVAGESKL from the coding sequence ATGAAAGAACATGGCAAAAACATAAGATTAGTACATAACCCTAAAGCTGGGGATGATACGAATGGGGACAAAGATGAACTATGTCAATTGATTGAAAATCTTGGACACAGTTGCTCAGTAGTCTCAAAGCAGAACGCTGTCAAGAAGATCGATCAGCAAACTGATATTATTGCCTTGGCCGGCGGTGACGGCACGATAAAAACTGCAGTTTTAGCGCTATTAGAAAAAAAACTAAAATTTAAAAGACCAATCGCCATACTGCCACAAGGAACTGCAAACAATATTGCGCTCTCTCTTGGCATTCCTCTTGACTGTGAAAAAGCCATTGGTCTTTGGAACGACTGTAAACTTAAAAAGTTCGATGTAGGAATGATTCTGGGATTAGCAGGAAAGCCACTCCATTTTATAGAATCCATCGGCTTCGGCGTATTTCCTTTATTGATGGAGAAAATGGACAAAAAGAGTTTAGATGAAGATCTTAGTGCGGAAGAAGAGATAAAAATTGCACTCCAGCAATTACGCGAACTGGTCCAAACGTTCCCGGCTAAAACACTGAAAATGAAGCTAGGAGAAAGTCACTTTGAAACAGCATGTATTCTCGCCGAAGTTATGAATATTCCAAGCATGGGGCCTCGACTAATCTTATCTTCCAATGCTGATCCGGGCGACGGACAATTCGACATCATCATTGTAACTGACAAGCAACGGCAGGAACTTATAGACTATATTGACGGACTATTGAATGGAACCGATGTAGAGTTGACAATAAAACCCATCCGAGCAAGCCAGTTGACAATGGAATGGGAAGGCAAAAAAATACACATTGATGATGAATGCAGGAACTACAGCGGCCAGCAAATAAAAATTACCTTGCTTGAAAACCTTATTGAAGTCGTTGCTGGCGAAAGTAAGCTGTAG
- a CDS encoding aldo/keto reductase has protein sequence MEKDMNATENLMQKERFRPVDKAGFGGVALGNGFQHHTDYECLKAVEAAWKAGIRLFDTSPWYGLGISERRMGLFLKDQPRESFTLSTKVGRLMLPQEDFKMDQLLWKGKLNFGYRYDYTASGVRRSLEDSLQRLGLSSIDMVFIHDLSPDNVDMKDSYAYYFEQAANGAMPELTKMREEGLIKGWGLGVNTVEPILQTLEVADPDVFLSACQYSLIKHEEGLNQVFPKVAERGISIIVGAPLCAGFLAGKDRYLYDGNFPAGVKEKLNALYQIAKNHHVDLRTAALQFSAAPEEVSGVIPGAHTAEQAEENANSFSVKIPNDFWDELKHEKLIEQNCPVPNM, from the coding sequence ATGGAAAAAGATATGAATGCAACAGAAAATTTAATGCAAAAGGAAAGATTTCGTCCAGTTGATAAGGCTGGATTCGGAGGCGTAGCCTTGGGGAATGGATTTCAGCACCATACTGATTATGAATGTTTGAAGGCAGTAGAAGCGGCGTGGAAGGCTGGAATACGACTCTTTGACACTTCCCCATGGTACGGTCTAGGCATAAGCGAACGTCGAATGGGCTTATTTTTAAAAGATCAACCTAGGGAAAGTTTCACTTTGTCAACAAAAGTCGGTAGACTCATGTTGCCTCAAGAAGATTTTAAGATGGACCAGTTGCTGTGGAAAGGAAAATTAAATTTTGGGTACCGTTATGATTATACGGCGTCAGGTGTAAGAAGAAGCTTAGAAGATAGTTTGCAACGCTTAGGACTGTCTTCGATAGATATGGTATTTATTCATGATCTTTCCCCAGACAATGTAGATATGAAAGACAGCTATGCTTATTATTTTGAGCAAGCTGCGAACGGTGCGATGCCTGAATTGACTAAGATGAGAGAAGAAGGGCTTATTAAAGGCTGGGGGCTGGGAGTTAATACCGTTGAACCGATTTTACAGACATTGGAAGTTGCAGATCCAGACGTTTTTCTTTCAGCCTGTCAGTATTCACTGATAAAACATGAGGAAGGGCTGAATCAAGTTTTTCCTAAAGTCGCTGAACGAGGTATTTCAATCATCGTGGGAGCGCCATTATGTGCTGGATTTTTAGCTGGAAAAGATCGTTATCTCTACGATGGAAATTTTCCAGCCGGTGTAAAGGAAAAACTCAATGCATTATATCAGATTGCAAAAAATCACCATGTCGATCTTCGCACCGCAGCATTACAATTTTCGGCAGCACCCGAAGAAGTATCTGGCGTGATACCAGGCGCACATACTGCTGAACAAGCGGAGGAAAATGCAAATTCGTTTAGCGTTAAGATTCCAAACGACTTCTGGGACGAGCTAAAACACGAGAAACTTATTGAACAGAACTGTCCAGTACCCAACATGTGA
- a CDS encoding ROK family protein: MSLINLSRRVALGIDIGGTNTKFGVVNHRGEVLEKGSIKTDDYETVEEFIDALYEKALPLIENFGGKDSFDGIGVGAPDANYYTGTIDHAPNLPWKGVIHFSDLMTTKFSIPCTITNDANAAAYGEMLFGAARGMKDFIMITLGTGVGSGIVAGGKLIYGHDGFAGELGHTIVKPGGRKHWSTGSEGSLEAYASATGITITAKKMRAEFPESMLNQYPEDAINSKTVHECAMKGDAIAIEVFRYTGQKLGEALANFVMFSSPEAILLFGGVIKAGDFILKPAKLHMERNLFPLFRNKVKLVFSELEEADAAILGASALVWEK, from the coding sequence ATGTCGTTAATAAATTTATCAAGACGCGTGGCGTTGGGAATAGATATTGGGGGGACCAATACGAAGTTTGGCGTGGTCAATCATCGCGGTGAAGTGCTTGAAAAAGGGAGCATAAAAACAGATGATTATGAGACAGTAGAAGAGTTTATTGATGCGCTGTATGAAAAGGCACTTCCTTTAATTGAAAATTTTGGTGGCAAAGACAGTTTCGATGGAATTGGAGTTGGCGCCCCAGATGCCAATTATTATACTGGAACAATAGATCATGCGCCCAATCTTCCGTGGAAAGGTGTGATTCATTTCAGCGATTTAATGACTACCAAGTTTAGTATTCCTTGTACCATCACCAACGATGCGAATGCCGCGGCTTATGGTGAGATGCTTTTTGGTGCAGCCCGAGGAATGAAAGATTTTATTATGATTACCTTGGGGACAGGTGTCGGGAGTGGTATCGTGGCCGGAGGAAAGCTAATTTATGGTCACGACGGATTTGCGGGGGAGTTAGGTCACACGATCGTGAAACCCGGAGGGAGGAAACATTGGAGCACAGGTTCTGAAGGGAGTTTAGAAGCGTATGCTTCCGCTACGGGAATAACGATCACGGCAAAGAAAATGCGGGCTGAATTTCCCGAATCGATGTTAAATCAATATCCTGAAGATGCTATAAATTCCAAAACTGTCCATGAATGTGCAATGAAAGGAGACGCAATAGCCATTGAAGTATTCCGATATACCGGGCAGAAGCTTGGTGAGGCCTTGGCTAATTTTGTCATGTTTTCATCTCCTGAAGCAATTCTTTTATTTGGCGGTGTCATTAAAGCCGGAGATTTTATATTGAAACCCGCTAAATTGCATATGGAAAGAAATCTTTTCCCATTGTTTAGGAATAAAGTGAAACTTGTCTTTAGTGAATTGGAAGAAGCCGATGCAGCAATTCTAGGGGCAAGTGCATTGGTTTGGGAAAAATAA
- a CDS encoding VOC family protein gives MNLLLDYDNFFIPVDDLDKAKKFYRDQLGLETKFDFPAKGMTAFKVGDNEPAIILSSAQQAKPSIWFTVADVKATYESLKQKGIVFLSEPFDIMTGLAVEFNDPFGNKLGITDYSKSNKI, from the coding sequence ATGAACCTATTATTGGATTACGACAATTTCTTTATACCGGTCGATGACCTGGATAAAGCCAAAAAATTTTATCGAGACCAACTTGGGCTCGAAACTAAATTTGACTTTCCAGCAAAAGGCATGACTGCGTTTAAAGTAGGCGACAATGAACCAGCGATCATACTGAGTTCGGCACAACAGGCAAAACCAAGTATTTGGTTTACCGTTGCAGATGTTAAGGCAACCTATGAATCTTTAAAGCAAAAGGGGATCGTATTTTTAAGCGAGCCATTTGATATCATGACAGGTCTAGCAGTCGAATTTAACGATCCTTTCGGAAACAAACTTGGAATAACCGATTATTCCAAGTCAAATAAAATTTGA
- a CDS encoding anti-sigma factor, whose translation MDIKAYISSGIIESYVLGLASEEEVSILNCIRKNNIEVEQAIAEAEIALEELADNQAIEMPMQLKQNIWNKLVAENLIPSEGGEVSEIQSDSSADPHEVVVMNSNRKAFVKRSYAWAIAASLLAAVSIGTNIYLYQREQESVNKLNQTAILFDAQQEKLAILQDKWTLVENPTIKTIPLKGVENKLDYRALVFWDQSSKTVYLSIEHLPPAPKGKQYQLWAMVDGKPVSAGVFPLDVKTDIASRMLDIAKAQAFAITLEDEGGKDVPTLSALCVMGSI comes from the coding sequence TTGGATATTAAAGCATACATATCATCGGGGATTATTGAATCGTACGTTTTGGGGCTCGCATCCGAAGAGGAAGTGAGTATCTTAAACTGTATTCGAAAAAATAATATCGAAGTGGAACAGGCCATCGCGGAAGCAGAGATAGCACTCGAAGAGCTGGCCGATAACCAAGCGATTGAAATGCCTATGCAGTTGAAACAAAATATTTGGAATAAGCTCGTTGCGGAGAATCTGATACCAAGCGAAGGTGGGGAAGTTAGCGAAATACAATCGGATTCTTCGGCCGACCCTCATGAAGTGGTTGTTATGAATTCAAATAGGAAAGCATTTGTTAAACGATCTTACGCGTGGGCCATTGCAGCGAGCCTATTGGCGGCTGTTAGTATCGGTACAAATATATACTTATATCAACGTGAACAAGAGTCAGTCAATAAATTGAATCAGACAGCGATCTTATTTGATGCCCAACAGGAAAAGCTCGCGATATTGCAGGATAAATGGACACTTGTTGAAAATCCTACGATTAAGACAATCCCTCTTAAGGGAGTAGAGAATAAACTGGATTATCGCGCCTTGGTATTTTGGGATCAGTCATCAAAGACAGTCTATCTGAGCATTGAACATCTGCCCCCGGCACCCAAAGGAAAGCAATATCAATTGTGGGCAATGGTTGATGGTAAACCCGTTAGTGCAGGAGTTTTCCCACTCGACGTAAAGACAGATATCGCAAGTAGGATGCTGGACATTGCTAAAGCGCAGGCGTTTGCTATTACACTCGAGGATGAAGGTGGAAAAGATGTGCCCACACTTAGTGCATTATGTGTGATGGGTAGTATATAA
- a CDS encoding DUF202 domain-containing protein yields MSNNNVPQKVNDHLANERTFLAWIRTSLGIMGFGFVVVKFSLFIRQIELILKKDVVVGSQHESSGVVGVSIVVIGALTVIVAFLKYRKTNKQIEDENFVHTSNSITIVAVLIFVIGLILSWYLIDGL; encoded by the coding sequence ATGTCTAATAACAATGTACCGCAGAAGGTGAATGACCATCTTGCTAATGAGCGGACTTTTCTCGCTTGGATACGAACCAGCTTAGGGATTATGGGCTTTGGATTTGTAGTCGTTAAATTTTCATTATTCATTCGTCAGATAGAGCTCATTTTAAAGAAAGATGTCGTTGTTGGCTCCCAGCATGAATCCTCTGGCGTTGTCGGAGTTTCTATTGTGGTCATTGGTGCATTGACGGTTATCGTTGCTTTCTTAAAATATCGTAAAACAAATAAGCAAATCGAGGACGAGAACTTCGTTCACACTTCGAATAGTATCACGATTGTAGCCGTATTGATATTTGTTATCGGTCTTATTCTGAGTTGGTATCTTATTGACGGTCTTTAG
- a CDS encoding PAS domain S-box protein produces MNAKLSPANESDRIRVLHEYEILNTAREEEFDRITKIASLVCGTPISLISFVDKDKQWFKSRVGLDTEETKREVSFCQYTLHEDQLMEVEDAEKDERFKSNELVTLAPHIRFYAGLPLIDPNGYALGTLCVIDRVPRQLDQYQKEILRLLRDEVVTLIVNRKEKEKYKESEQKLKAFFENSQGLMCTHDLNGNFITVNDAGARILGYTKEEIQSRSLFDIVPPEGHQNLQEYLHAIVQRGIIKGEMRTITRSGEMRVWMFNNILQNSTNKVPYVIGNAVDITEQHFLEKKLKHAQATLMRTGRVARIGGWEYTPTDGKIVWSEITREIHEVPDAYEPNLTTALNFYKEGESRNKISLAIEHALKTGEPWDLELEIVTFTGHILWIRALGNADFENGHCVRLYGTFQDIDKRKRIEAESSHSKKMLTEVLDATSAVAIIATDKNGVITLFNTGAENLLEYSSEEVIGRLGLAHFHLKEELVLRAKEMEVELGRLVDEYRIFSDIADLHGAEQREWTYCRKNGSRLHVSLAVTHIRDINEDVIGYLAIATDISRIVYQREELEKAKIVAEQASVAKTQFLTNMSHELRTPLNGIVGFTDLLLGTALEDTQREYLTIVDQSANLLLGIVTDILDFSKIEAGKLELDVEQTDLYELVIQLTNFLNIQLKAKKLAFYLNIAPNVPKYIWVDALRIKQVLMNLLSNATKFTEKGTIELSISVESESPHQAVLCFSVKDTGIGIKQEKLEKIFEAFSQEDNSMTKRYGGTGLGLTISNKLLHMMDSELKVESIFDAGSRFFFNIQVPAIWETDDLEGLGKIKDVLIVAEEESERNLLARMLSLKNINVTQAKTGFEVVQMLKGGRRFDSILIDNQLPIMSGIETIQHIREKQYDSNFEQHIIPIFSADRHNIAQLCQPLAITCWLVKPVTQQALYAALVKKYIA; encoded by the coding sequence ATGAATGCTAAATTATCGCCAGCAAATGAATCAGATCGGATACGTGTTTTGCACGAATACGAAATTCTAAATACAGCAAGAGAGGAAGAGTTTGACCGCATCACTAAAATTGCATCGCTTGTATGTGGTACGCCAATTTCTCTAATTTCATTTGTTGATAAAGATAAGCAATGGTTTAAATCGCGCGTAGGGTTAGATACTGAAGAAACAAAAAGAGAAGTATCGTTTTGCCAGTACACACTTCACGAAGATCAGTTAATGGAAGTGGAAGATGCCGAAAAAGACGAGCGTTTCAAATCCAATGAATTGGTGACTTTAGCACCCCATATTCGTTTTTACGCAGGCTTGCCACTCATTGATCCCAATGGGTATGCACTAGGTACACTGTGTGTTATCGATCGTGTTCCGAGGCAGCTCGATCAATATCAAAAGGAAATTTTAAGACTTCTGCGAGATGAAGTCGTCACACTGATCGTCAATAGAAAAGAAAAAGAGAAGTATAAAGAAAGTGAACAGAAGCTGAAAGCATTTTTCGAAAACTCTCAAGGACTGATGTGTACACACGATCTGAATGGTAATTTCATAACCGTGAATGATGCTGGGGCCAGAATTCTGGGTTATACAAAAGAGGAGATTCAGTCACGATCCCTTTTTGATATTGTTCCCCCCGAGGGACATCAAAATTTACAAGAATACCTACACGCAATTGTACAACGAGGAATTATCAAAGGGGAAATGCGTACCATCACACGTTCGGGCGAGATGCGTGTTTGGATGTTTAACAATATTCTACAAAACAGTACGAACAAAGTACCTTATGTGATTGGAAATGCCGTGGATATTACTGAGCAGCATTTTCTGGAAAAGAAACTTAAACATGCGCAGGCAACTTTAATGCGAACGGGTAGGGTGGCTAGGATTGGTGGTTGGGAATATACACCTACTGATGGGAAGATTGTATGGTCGGAAATTACCAGAGAAATTCATGAAGTACCTGATGCATATGAACCAAACTTAACAACTGCACTGAACTTTTATAAAGAAGGGGAATCTAGAAATAAAATAAGCCTTGCAATTGAACATGCACTCAAGACAGGAGAGCCTTGGGATTTGGAACTCGAAATTGTCACATTCACGGGGCACATCCTTTGGATACGCGCGTTGGGAAATGCCGATTTTGAGAATGGACATTGCGTTCGTTTATACGGTACTTTTCAGGATATTGACAAACGTAAACGCATCGAAGCCGAGTCCTCGCATTCCAAAAAAATGCTTACAGAAGTGTTGGATGCAACCTCCGCGGTCGCAATTATTGCAACCGATAAAAATGGTGTAATTACATTATTTAATACAGGAGCCGAAAATCTTTTGGAATACAGCAGTGAAGAAGTCATTGGAAGATTAGGTCTAGCCCATTTTCATTTGAAAGAAGAACTCGTTTTGAGGGCTAAAGAAATGGAGGTTGAATTGGGGCGGCTAGTGGATGAATATCGTATTTTTTCGGATATCGCTGACTTACACGGCGCAGAACAACGAGAGTGGACCTATTGTAGAAAAAATGGAAGTAGATTACATGTTTCGTTAGCAGTTACTCATATACGCGATATAAATGAAGATGTCATTGGTTACCTTGCTATCGCAACAGATATCAGCAGAATCGTCTATCAGCGTGAGGAGCTTGAAAAGGCTAAAATAGTTGCAGAGCAGGCAAGTGTAGCAAAAACGCAATTTTTGACGAACATGAGCCATGAACTTCGTACGCCTCTAAACGGAATTGTTGGCTTTACCGATTTATTGCTCGGAACCGCACTTGAGGATACGCAAAGGGAGTACCTCACTATCGTTGATCAATCTGCCAATTTATTGCTTGGAATTGTCACTGATATCCTAGACTTTTCTAAAATCGAAGCAGGTAAATTGGAACTGGATGTTGAACAGACCGATCTTTATGAATTGGTTATTCAATTGACAAACTTTCTTAATATTCAGCTCAAAGCCAAAAAACTGGCGTTTTATTTGAATATTGCTCCCAATGTACCAAAATACATCTGGGTTGATGCGCTGCGTATCAAGCAAGTATTAATGAATTTGCTGAGTAACGCGACTAAATTTACGGAGAAGGGCACCATTGAACTCAGCATTTCAGTCGAATCGGAAAGTCCTCATCAAGCTGTGTTGTGTTTTAGCGTAAAAGATACAGGTATAGGTATCAAACAAGAAAAATTAGAAAAGATATTTGAAGCTTTTTCACAAGAAGATAACTCGATGACTAAACGGTATGGCGGGACTGGTTTGGGACTGACAATATCGAATAAATTGCTTCATATGATGGACAGTGAATTGAAAGTTGAAAGCATTTTTGATGCAGGAAGCCGCTTCTTTTTCAATATCCAGGTTCCTGCTATTTGGGAAACAGATGATTTGGAAGGATTGGGCAAAATAAAGGACGTGCTCATTGTTGCTGAAGAAGAGTCTGAACGAAATCTTTTGGCTCGGATGCTGTCTTTGAAAAATATTAATGTAACCCAAGCAAAAACTGGATTTGAAGTAGTACAAATGTTGAAAGGGGGACGCCGTTTTGATTCGATTTTGATTGATAACCAATTGCCTATTATGAGTGGTATTGAAACCATACAGCATATTCGCGAAAAACAATACGATAGCAATTTTGAGCAGCATATTATTCCTATTTTTAGTGCTGACCGGCACAATATAGCTCAGCTTTGTCAGCCTCTTGCCATAACTTGTTGGTTAGTCAAACCTGTGACGCAGCAAGCCCTTTATGCAGCGTTAGTAAAAAAGTATATTGCCTAG
- the surE gene encoding 5'/3'-nucleotidase SurE: protein MNILITNDDGIYSPGIAALARIAKQFGTVKIVAPDVEQSSMGHAITHSRPLSYRRAPITFEDVEAFKVNGTPADCVALGLHMFPDTQVVLSGINMGPNLGNSMWHSGTLAAAKQATLLGVTGIALSTPVGKTEPDFEGLSQWTRDVLEILIENKELVENKEPALYNVNFPAQPQGIVWTRQSVRLYDGRVVAGEDPMGRENYWITVIPLEPADKGTDRWAVENNLVSITPLRLDLTAHDKLAERVKREQSEFNGAKRM, encoded by the coding sequence ATGAATATACTTATTACCAACGACGATGGCATTTATTCGCCTGGTATCGCAGCACTGGCAAGAATAGCGAAACAGTTTGGGACAGTAAAAATTGTGGCACCCGATGTGGAACAGTCGTCAATGGGACATGCGATTACGCATTCCCGGCCGCTAAGTTATCGGCGGGCACCTATTACTTTTGAAGATGTTGAAGCTTTTAAGGTCAATGGAACGCCGGCAGATTGTGTAGCATTGGGTTTACATATGTTTCCTGATACGCAGGTTGTACTTTCCGGTATCAATATGGGACCAAATCTTGGTAATTCTATGTGGCATTCGGGTACCCTAGCTGCTGCAAAGCAGGCTACCCTTCTTGGTGTTACGGGTATTGCCTTGAGCACCCCTGTCGGAAAGACGGAGCCGGATTTTGAAGGCTTATCTCAATGGACAAGGGATGTGCTAGAGATATTAATTGAAAATAAAGAACTTGTTGAAAATAAAGAACCCGCTCTTTACAATGTGAATTTCCCAGCCCAACCTCAGGGCATAGTATGGACAAGGCAATCAGTAAGGCTGTATGATGGCAGGGTGGTCGCTGGAGAAGATCCTATGGGAAGGGAAAACTATTGGATCACTGTCATACCTTTAGAACCTGCTGATAAAGGCACAGATCGTTGGGCAGTAGAAAACAATTTAGTATCCATTACACCATTACGTCTTGATCTTACCGCGCATGATAAACTTGCGGAAAGAGTGAAACGCGAGCAAAGTGAATTCAATGGAGCTAAGCGAATGTGA
- a CDS encoding fatty acid desaturase: MPFLDHVLQVPTYGWKDTDGNLVKPTKREIFKEFFKRLNIFKDKRNWLPFFSWLKVACLIPFFILFLVYHFSWWTVLAAFLYSMIVMGTHGTIWHHRFATHGAFKFRNGFWRFVTQNLTINVIPEEIYVISHHVHHAKSDKPGDPYNAQAGFLYCFLADVNHQPIAKDLTENSYNRVKLLMRHTGVTANSYAQYKKWGSYVNPSHAVWSWILNWAFWYAIFYLIGGHALACTLFGAAGFWAVGVRTFNYEGHAKGEDKQREGVDFNEKDKSINQLWPGIVAGEWHNNHHLYPKSARSGFKPYQIDLAWCYIKIMHKLGAVSSYRDDKKRFNEQYRLPYLQSKE, from the coding sequence ATGCCCTTTTTAGACCACGTTCTGCAAGTTCCTACCTATGGATGGAAAGACACCGATGGAAACCTCGTAAAGCCAACCAAAAGAGAAATATTCAAAGAATTCTTCAAACGTCTCAATATTTTTAAGGATAAGCGAAATTGGCTACCCTTTTTTAGCTGGTTAAAGGTAGCCTGCCTAATTCCCTTTTTTATCCTCTTTTTGGTGTACCACTTCAGTTGGTGGACAGTATTGGCAGCCTTCCTCTATAGTATGATTGTTATGGGTACCCATGGAACGATATGGCATCATCGATTTGCCACACATGGTGCATTTAAATTCCGTAACGGTTTCTGGCGCTTTGTCACACAAAATCTGACTATCAATGTCATTCCCGAAGAAATATATGTGATTTCGCATCATGTGCATCATGCCAAATCGGATAAACCCGGTGATCCTTACAATGCGCAAGCGGGTTTTCTATACTGTTTCTTAGCCGATGTAAATCATCAGCCTATCGCTAAGGACCTGACGGAAAATTCATATAACAGGGTCAAATTACTTATGCGACACACAGGTGTTACAGCCAATAGCTATGCACAATATAAAAAGTGGGGATCTTATGTCAATCCCTCGCACGCGGTGTGGTCGTGGATCCTTAATTGGGCCTTTTGGTATGCCATATTTTATCTGATTGGTGGTCATGCCCTTGCTTGCACACTCTTTGGCGCCGCTGGCTTCTGGGCTGTCGGCGTCCGAACCTTCAACTATGAAGGTCATGCAAAAGGCGAAGACAAACAACGGGAAGGCGTCGATTTTAATGAGAAGGACAAATCCATAAATCAATTATGGCCTGGCATTGTAGCAGGTGAATGGCACAATAACCATCATTTATACCCCAAGAGTGCACGTAGTGGTTTCAAACCCTACCAAATAGACCTTGCGTGGTGTTATATTAAAATAATGCATAAACTAGGAGCAGTTAGCAGCTATCGGGATGACAAGAAAAGATTTAATGAGCAATACCGCCTCCCTTACCTACAATCAAAAGAATAA
- a CDS encoding SDR family NAD(P)-dependent oxidoreductase — MQVFKDKTILVTGANRGIGKSLVSALLNLGAIKIYATCRNLKSMPLFDDERIVPLQLDITDDEQIEEIANTAFDTEILINNAGTLNPGNMLQGELLGMEHDLAVNYFGTIKMMRAFAPILVKNRPSIMINIVSIAAYSPLPSIAGYAASKAALYSATLSVRIELAKDGVTVYAVNPGAIDTDMNKGSDWEMPDPDTTAVKILDYVSAGKLDIVPDDMGQGMYAAWREDPEKLSKMFSDLYYIEK; from the coding sequence ATGCAAGTTTTTAAAGATAAAACCATCCTGGTTACAGGAGCCAATAGAGGAATAGGTAAATCACTGGTGAGCGCACTGCTTAATTTGGGAGCAATAAAGATATATGCCACCTGTAGAAATTTGAAATCGATGCCATTATTCGATGATGAGCGAATAGTCCCCTTACAACTAGACATAACGGACGATGAACAGATAGAAGAGATTGCAAATACTGCTTTCGATACAGAAATTCTGATCAACAACGCGGGAACCTTAAATCCGGGAAACATGCTACAAGGAGAACTGTTGGGCATGGAGCACGATTTAGCGGTGAATTATTTTGGGACAATAAAAATGATGCGTGCATTTGCTCCAATTCTTGTTAAGAATAGACCTTCTATAATGATCAATATTGTTTCTATTGCGGCATATTCTCCGTTACCCTCAATTGCTGGCTATGCGGCCTCAAAAGCAGCGCTTTATTCGGCTACACTATCCGTACGCATCGAATTGGCTAAAGATGGTGTAACCGTGTATGCCGTAAACCCTGGGGCTATTGACACGGATATGAACAAAGGAAGCGATTGGGAGATGCCAGATCCGGATACAACAGCGGTGAAAATATTGGACTATGTATCCGCCGGAAAACTAGACATCGTTCCGGATGATATGGGGCAAGGTATGTATGCTGCATGGAGGGAAGATCCTGAGAAATTGTCAAAAATGTTTTCGGATCTTTATTACATAGAAAAATAG